The following are encoded together in the Humulus lupulus chromosome 5, drHumLupu1.1, whole genome shotgun sequence genome:
- the LOC133779072 gene encoding uncharacterized protein LOC133779072, whose translation MYCGNIAPVLLFECSIVILEKAHKDGQKKNEETISSVAAEIKSMIDELKSKFDKDRQGFSKALSKSSKEFEKCLKKETSKFQTLYQQFCKENSTHLQALKHTISKFEEEKERLLMRYEQMRKKEKSMMSEHEKACGDKITRLQESLKRKTQDDKTFSILRKTLGSLFENASDEDIPPDD comes from the exons ATGTATTGTGGAAATATTGCTCCTGTCTTGCTTTTTGAGTGTAGCATTGTGATTTTGGAGAAAGCTCATAAGGACGGCCAGAAGAAGAACGAAGAGACTATTTCAAG TGTGGCTGCTGAGATTAAGTCTATGATTGATGAATTGAAGTCCAAATTTGACAAAGATAG ACAAGGTTTTTCTAAAGCACTTTCGAAGAGCTCAAAAGAG TTTGAGAAATGTTTGAAAAAGGAAACTTCCAAGTTCCAAACACTTTATCAGCAATTTTGCAAGGAAAATTCAACCCATTTGCAGGCATTGAAAC ATACCATTTCCaagtttgaagaagagaaggaaaggCTTTTAATGCGATATGAACAAATGA gaaagaaagaaaagagtatGATGTCAGAACATGAGAAAGCTTGCGGAGATAAAATTACTCGATTGCAGGAGTCTCTGAAAAGGAAAACTCAG GACGACAAAACTTTCAGCATTTTGAGGAAAACTTTGGGTTCCCTTTTTGAGAATGCCTCGGATGAGGATATCCCACCTGATGATTAA